The window CCGACCGAGGGATTGTGCAAGGAATGATTGAACTAGCCGCCGATTGTTCTCGGTGCGCCGCGTTGTGCTGCGTTGCCCCCGCCTTCGCCAAGTCGTCCGATTTTGCGGTCGACAAACCGGCCGGGCAGCCGTGCCGGAATCTGGGCGACGATTTCCGCTGCACCATTCATGAGGAGTTGCCGCGACGCGGGTTCCCCGGCTGTGTGGTGTTCGACTGTTTCGGGGCGGGGCAGCGGATCACTCAGGACACCTTCGGCGGACGGGACTGGCGCTCCGCGCCGGAGCTGGCCGGTGACATGTTCGCGGTACTCCCGGTGGTGCGGCAGCTGCACGAGCTGATGTGGTATCTGACCGAGGCATTGAAGCTGGACGAGGCGCGCCGGCTGCACCCGAAGTTGCGGGCCGCTCTCGACGAGACCGACGTACTGGCCGGAAGCGATCCCGGTGGCCTGCGGAAACTGGACGTGGAGGCGTACCGCGTCCGGGTTGTGCCGTTGTTGCGGAGGGCGAGTGAGATGGCCCGGTCGCGGGCCGGTGGGCGCCGTCCGGACCACAGTGGTGCCCAGCTGATCGGGCGCCGCCTGCGCGGCGCCGATCTGCGCGGCGCGAGTTTCCGCGGCGCCCTGTTGATCGGCACCGATCTGCGTGACGCGGATCTACGCCGAGCCGATTTCACCGGCGCCGACATGCGGGGTACGGACCTGCGCGGCGCGAACCTGGACGGAGCGATCTTTCTCACCGCGTCGCAGCTCCGGGCGGCAGTGACGGGGGACGATCACCCTTAGGATGGGGCGCATGCAACCGGTGTCCGGTGTGGTGTGGGCCCTGACCGTTGCCGGCATCGTCGGCCTGCTGCTCTTCGACTTCTTCTTTCACGTGCGCAAGGCCCATGTGCCGAAACTGCGTGAGGCGGCACTGTGGACGTCGATCTACGTGTCGATCGCGATCCTGTTCGGTGTCGGCGTCTGGATCTTCGGTGGCTCCACGATGGGCCAGGAGTATTTCGCCGGCTATGTCACCGAGGAGGCGCTGTCGGTCGACAACCTCTTCGTGTTCCTGTTGCTGCTGAGCAGTTTCAAGGTGCCGCGCGCCGACCAGCAGAAGGTGCTGCTGTTCGGGATCGTGGTGTCGCTACTCGCCCGGACCGGGTTCATCCTGCTCGGTTCGGCACTGATCAACTCGTTCGCCTGGATCTTCTATCTGTTCGGGCTGATCCTGCTGGTCACCGCGGGCAATCTGCTCAAGCAGAAACACGACGAAGGCGAGGCGCCGGACAACATCGTGATCCGGCTGGCCCGGCGTTTCCTACGGACCTCGGAGACGTACGACGGGGACAAGCTCTTCACCTACCAGGACGGCAAGCGGGTGCTCACCCCGATGCTGCTGGTCATGGTGGCGATCGGCGGGACCGACATCCTGTTCGCGCTGGACTCGATTCCGGCCATCTTCGGGCTGACTCAGAACGTGTACCTGGTCTTCACCGCCACCGCCTTCTCCCTGTTGGGGCTGCGGCAGCTGTACTTCCTGATCGACGGCCTGCTGGACCGTCTGGTCTTCCTCTCCTACGGCCTGGCCGCGATCCTCGGGCTGATCGGCGTGAAGCTGGTCCTGCACGCCCTGCACGAGAACAATGTGCCGTTCATCAACGACGGTGAGCCGGTCGACGTGGTGGAGATTCCGACCGCGGTCTCGCTCGGCGCCATCGTCGGGGTCCTGCTGATCACCGTGGTCGCGTCACTGCTCAGCCCGAAGGGCCAGGCCCGGACGGTGGCGGCGGCGGTCCGCCGGTCGGCACACGAGTTCCTCGACGTGGAGACCGATCCGGAGTACTGCGACGAGGTCTTCCACCGGATGCTCGCCGAAGAGAAGAAATTCGAGGCGCTGACGCCGAAGCAGCGGTCCCTGCTCCGGCAGGAGGCCGAGCTGACGACGTTGTTGGAGCGGGCGCACCGGGTGCACGACGAGCGGGTCGCCGCCGGGCACTGCTTCGTGCCGGCGACGACCTAGACCGGAACCGCCGTCAGCGGTCCCGGTTGAGGTAAGACGAGAGGTTCGTGGTCTGCCCGTCGTCGGGGGACTGGGAGACCAGGTTCGCCACCCGGGCGGCCAGGCTCGCGGCGCGCGACGCCAGGTCCGGCTCGGACTGCCGGGAGTCCAGCTCGGCGCGGAGAGCCTCCTCGGCGCGCAGCGCGTCGGCCTCCACCCCGGGGCGGTCGGAGTAGTCCCGCGGACCGGAGACGGGCTCCTGGTAGTCCTGGTACTCCTGGTAGACCGGCTCGGCGTAGGCGGGAGCGGGCTCGGCATATGCGGGCTCGGCATATGCGGGCTCGGTGTAGGCGGGCTCTTTGACCTCCGGAGCGGGCACCGGAACCTCGCCGAGCATCGTCACGGTCTGCCCTTGACCACCCAGGTGGTTACTGAATTCCGGGCCGATGACCAGCCGGGACAGCATCCGCGCCTGTACGGCCGGCACCCCGATGAGATCGGCGTTCTCCACTCGGAACCGGGCGATCGCCTGCCGCATGGTGTTGGCCAGATGATCGGCCGCGCTGATCTTGCTCAGCTCGCCACCGGCGAAGACCAAGGCCGGGAAGGTACCCTCCGGCCCCTTGCAGACCAGCTGGATCT of the Actinoplanes sichuanensis genome contains:
- a CDS encoding pentapeptide repeat-containing protein, whose product is MPRRGFPGCVVFDCFGAGQRITQDTFGGRDWRSAPELAGDMFAVLPVVRQLHELMWYLTEALKLDEARRLHPKLRAALDETDVLAGSDPGGLRKLDVEAYRVRVVPLLRRASEMARSRAGGRRPDHSGAQLIGRRLRGADLRGASFRGALLIGTDLRDADLRRADFTGADMRGTDLRGANLDGAIFLTASQLRAAVTGDDHP
- a CDS encoding translation initiation factor 2, which gives rise to MFHQHFLSPEGTDLGPLDGGERVLWRGRCAVAEYAFDEASSLPRWTLPEETDVIVTDRRVRYVHDSESTHSSGELFWLWPQHLRVQPGNRETGRNGTVTQIQLVCKGPEGTFPALVFAGGELSKISAADHLANTMRQAIARFRVENADLIGVPAVQARMLSRLVIGPEFSNHLGGQGQTVTMLGEVPVPAPEVKEPAYTEPAYAEPAYAEPAPAYAEPVYQEYQDYQEPVSGPRDYSDRPGVEADALRAEEALRAELDSRQSEPDLASRAASLAARVANLVSQSPDDGQTTNLSSYLNRDR